Part of the Rhizobium viscosum genome is shown below.
AAGTCAGGCCAGTTGATATTGTGCGGCCTTGTTGCGTAGGAATGAGAGGCCGTTGCCCATGACTTCGTCCTCGTCACGCGCGACCGGGCGCCACGTCGATATGTCGCCGGCCATCTCCGGCGGCATGCTGACGAAGCTCTCCAACGTCAGCGCCCCCTTGAAGCCGATCGCAGACAGAGCAGCGAAAATCGAATCCCAGGGGACGTTTCCTGCTCCGGGCGTTCCGCGGTCGCTCTCAGACAAATGCATGTACTTGAGATGCTCACGCGCAACGAGAATGCCGTTGGCGGCCCCTTTTTCCTCGATGTTCATGTGGAATGTGTCGAGGTGGACAAAGACGTTGTCCATTCCGATGCGTTCGACCAGGGCCACGGCCTGTTCGGCCGAGTTGATCAAATGGCTCTCGTATCGGTTCACCGCTTCCACACCGAATTGGATACCCTGGGCCTTGGCCTGCTTGGCTGCAGCTCCAAGCGCATGAGCAACGTTGTCATATTCTGCCTGTGTCGGCGGAACGCCCGTGCGTTCGTTGGTGCCGCCGTAAGTGACACCCGTAAGCGCCTCGGCTCCCATCAGGGCCGCCTTGTCGATTGCCACCTTCAGGTGCTCAATTGCGGCCTCGGGCCGGACGGATGCCCAGGCGGCCTGCGGCAACACGAGCGAACATGCCGCACGCAGGCCATGCTTTTCCAGGAGCTCGCGTGTATGCCCGGCATCTACCGATGCGGCGTCTGCCAGCGGAATTTCAATGAATTCCATGTTGTATCTGGCTGCACCGGCAATGGCTCGCTCCGCGCCTGCGCGGTCCCAGTTCATTGTCCACATGCTTGCGTGAATACCGAACCCTTGCACGGTCACCCCTTCTTTCTGCGCGATGCGATGTAGGTTGAAACGATGGTTCTTGCCGCCATGACGACGATCATCAGCACGCCCCAGAGTGCTGTCGCGAGATGCTGGTTTGCGCCCATGAGATTGAGGCCGGAAGACAGAAGCTGGAGCACGATAAGCGCCACGAACACCGGCAACACACGGCCAAACCCGCCGAACGGATTGATGCCGCCGAGAAACGCCGCAAGCACCGTGATCAACAGATAGGACTCGCCGTGGCCGACGCGGACCGAGTTGAAACGGGCGAGCATGATAACGCCGGCGACCGCGCACATCAGGCCCGAAAGCGTGTAGACCAGAACCAGGATGCGGCGCGTATTCAGACCGGAGTAGCGTGCCGCCTCGATATTTGAACCGACCATCAGCAGCCCGAAGCCGAGTTTGAAGCGCGTCAGCAGGAGCTGCCACAGGCCAACGCAGGCGATGAAGATCAAAAGCGGGATCGGCAATCCCAGGATCGAACCATGCCCGATCGGAGCGATGAAGGAAGGGAATCCGGACACATCGCCGCCGCGGGTCAGAAACTCGCCGAGGCCACGCAGAAAGATCATCATGGATAGGGTGACGAGAATTGGATGCGCCCGTGTGTAGGCGATCGCAGCACCGGTCATCAGCCCGGCGGCACTACCGGTGGCGAGTGCGGCAAGGATACCGAGCAGGAACGCGCCTGGAGACGCGTCGGCCCCGCCATACATCTGCATCACCGAGGCTGCTGCCAATCCGGAAAGGTTTGCCGTGAAGGTGATGGAGAGGTTGATCCCACCGGTCAGGAGCGGAAGCAGCATGGCGAGCGTGAGAAGCCCGAGTTCGGGAAGTTGGAAGGCGACCGAACCGAATGTTGCAGCGGAGATGAAATTGTTTGCGGCCAGACCGAAGATGACGATCACCGCCACGAATGCGATAGCCGGTCCGGTCATATCGGCGCCGAAGGTGGCGTTGAACTTTTGAGCCATGGCCTTCATTGATGCGTACCCCTACTCTTGGCGCTGCCCTTGGCGAGAAACGGGAAAAGCTTGTCGATCCGTGCGGACGAGAGCGTGATGGCGATGAGGATGATCGCGCCGACGATCATCTTGAATGCAAAGGGCGACACGCCCATCAGGTTGAGACCGTTTTGGGTGATCGAGACCATCAAGACGCCGAGGACACAGCCGATGACCGAGCCCTTGCCGCCACCGAGCCTCGCGCCGCCGAGAACCGTAGCCGCCAGGACATCCAGCTCCCGGCCATAGAGGGCGTTCGGAACGACTTCCTCGGCATAGTGGGCCTGCATCAATCCGGCGATCCCGGCCATGAGACCCATCCAACCGAACGAAATGTAGTGCATCGCCGCAATGTTGATCCCGAAGCGGCGTGCCCCTTCCGGATTGTCACCAAATGCGTATAGCTGCCGTCCGACGGTGGTGCGCGAAATCATGAACCAGGTCGCGAGGCAGCAAAGGATCATGACGACGACAGGCAGTGTCAGCTCGATCCAGGAGCCGTCAGCCATCTCGCGTTCGAAAAATACCACGCGCGTCGTCAGCCATTCCGGCAGGTCGTAGATCGACACGCCCTTGGTGAAGAACATCAGCAGCCCGAAGAAGATGTTGAAGGTCGAGATGGTTGCGACGATCGAGATGATATGCAGCCGGTAAACCAGGGCCGCATTGATCAGACCCAGGCCAATGCCGATGGCGCCGGCGATGATGAAGCCTTCCGCCCAGTTGCCGCCGCCCAATGCGCCGAGGGCCAGCGCGGTGACGTATTGGACCACCGAGGCGGCGACAGCAAAGGAAATGTCAATCCCGCCCGAGATCAGGACGACGAGAAGGCCAACGGCAAAGATGATGTTGACGGCCGAGACGTTCAGCACATCGAACGCGTTCGAGATCGTAAAAAACCGATCGGTGGCCAAAGACAGCCCGACGCAAAGCACAACCATGACCGCCAGAAGCGTGAATTCCGTTGTGTGTCCAAGGATCAGCCTACGCATAGACGGCAGACTCCAGTTCGGTGAGCGATAAATTTCGAGGGTCGTAGGTTGCGCGGATCCTGCCTTCGACCATGTGAATGATGCGATCCGCATTGAAGTAGACTTCCGGCGGCTCGTCGGAGATCAGAATGATCGCAAGGCCCTGAGCAGCAAGCTTGCGCACGATCTCGAAGATGCCTGCGCGCGCACCGACGTCTACGCCCACGGTCGGGGCGTCGAGAATGAGGATCTTCGGACCGATCGCGAGCCATTTGGCAATCGCGACACGTTGCTGGTTGCCGCCCGATAACGTCCGGATAGGGTCCTCAGGCGTACCGATCTTGACACCGAGCGCCGAAATCCAGTGGCTGACCACACTCGCCTTCTTCACGGGCGAGATCATCCCCCCGGACAGAAGCTTATCGAGCGATGCCATGACCAGGTTGTCGGCTATCGACTGCGGCTGGTTGAGGCCGAGAGACAAACGGTCTTCGGAGAGGTAGCCCACGCCGGCGCGAATTGCGTCGCGATTGGAGCCGAACCTGACGGTCTTGCCCTCGATGGCGATTTCCCCCGCCTGCGGACGGTGCATCCCGAAGAGTGTAAGCGCCAGTTCGGTCCGGCCGGCGCCGAGGAGGCCGGTAATACCGAGCGTCTCACCTCGGCGAAGGTCGAACGATATATCTTCGAACTCCGTTGCACGCGTCAGCCCGCGGACGGAAAGCACGACCTGTGCGTCGTCGTGATCTGCGGCGACGACGGAACTGTCGAAGTTTCTGCCGGTCATCAGCTCGGTCACCCTTGATTGAGTCATGCCCTCGACAGGGAAGACGCCAACGAGCGCTCCGTCGCGAAGCACGGTCATGCGGTCCGAGATTTCGAGCACCTCCGCGAGACGGTGTGAGACGAAGACCACGGCCACACCGGACGCTGACAGGTTGCGCACGATAGCGATCAGATAATCGGTCTCGGATTGCGTTAGCGAAGCGGTCGGCTCGTCCATGAAGACAAGACGCGCCTCGCCGACAAGAGCGCGTGCGATCGCAACGATCTGGCGTTGGGCGATCGGCAATTCCTTCAATGGAAGATTGATATCGATGCTGACGCCGAGACGGCTGAGCGCTTTCCTGGCTGCTTCCTCGATGGCACGTTTGTCGACGAGACCATATTTGCCGTTGACGGCATACTGAAACCCGATGTTCTCGGCGACGGTCATTTCCCCGAACAGCGCTAGGTCCTGCCAGATCACCTGGATGCCGAGCGATTGCGCCAACGTGGGTGTCATGGCCGAGATCGCCTTGCCGTCGAAGAAGAACTCGGCGCCCTCTTGTGGCTTGTAGACCCCCGTGATGACCTTGATGAGCGTGCTCTTGCCGCAGCCGTTCTCCCCCGCCAGGCAATGCACCTCCCCCGGATTGACTTCAAACGACACGCCCTTCAGCGCGCGCACGCCGCCGAAGGTCACCTTGATGTTCTTGAGTGAAAGCAGCGGTTCGTCGCTCATGGAGTATCCTCCTGTTCAGCCGCTGGATGGCGGCCGGTGCAGGTTTTCCGATATTCGTAAAGTGGGGGGTCGCGGCAATTGTCCGCGACCCCGGGCTTGGGTCTAGGGAGGATTAGAGGCCCATGCCGACAAGCTTGTCGATGCTGTCCTTGTTGATCGCCAGCAACTGGTCGACGATGATGGTGTTGCCCTCAGGGTTGATCTTTCCAAGGCCCTCGATATCGTCGCCGGCCTTCGGCGCTTCACCCTTGGAGATGCGATCGGCAAGCGTCACGAAGACTTCACCGGCCTGCTTGGGGTTCCACATGAAGCCACCGGTCAGCGCGCCGGACTTGATGAGCTTGGCGCCCTGCCCCGGAGAGAACGGGCCGATCACGAACACCTTGCCGTCCTTGCGGCGCTCTTCGACAGCACGACCCGCACCGATTGGCCCCTGCGAACCGAAGGCAAGGAACCCCGTCAGATCGGCGTTGGCCGCCATCAGGTCGAGCGCGGTCGAGCGGCTCTTGTCGACGTCTTCAGCCACGCCGTAGCGGTCACCGACGAGCTTCATGTCCGGGTAATTCGCCTTGATATAGGCGATTGCTGCATCGGCCCATGCATTGTGCAGGGGAACGGTCAGGGAGCCGACAAAGACGGCATACGATCCCTTGCCGCCCATCTTCTCAGCGAGCAGCTTGCCATGCGCCTCACCGAAGCCCTTGGCGGAGGCCAGCTCGAAATCCCAGTCGGCGCCGACCTGATTGGGCGATTCATGGGTGATGACCTTGATGCCGGCCTCCTGAGCCTTCTTCAGAACAGGTTCGAGAACCTTGGCATCATTCGGGACGACGCCGATATAATCGACCTTCTGAGCAATCAGGTCTTCGATGGCGCGAACCTGCAGCGCAGGGTCGGCGCTGGTCGGACCGACCATGAAACCTTCCACCCCGAGCTTGGCGCTCTGCTCCTTGATGCCCGCCTCCATGGCATTAAACCACGGGATGCCGCCGATCTTCACCACCACACCAATCTTCGGACCGGCGAATGCGGTTGACGCGAGCAAGGACAAGCCGAGCGTAATCGCAAATAGGTTTTTCATTGGGTATTCCCTCCTCCACTGAGCCGGCAAGGAAGCACCGTTCGCGAAAGCCCCATGCTCTCGCGCTCAACGTTAGCCCCGCATTGCGGAACTCCTCCCTGTCGCTTTCCTCAAAGCCCCATCTCCATGCACAATCGGTCTTGCATTTATGCACCATCGATGGTGCAATTACCCTATCACGGAAAAGACTTTCGTCAAGAGGACTGCTGATCTAGAGAGAAAGAGCCACTGGAAGGTTTGCGGATGTCGGAAAAAGAACGAAAAAAAGCAACTATTTATGATTTGTCCGTCGTGTCAGGAGCATCCCCGTCGACAGTGGCCTCGGTGCTAAACGGCACATGGCGCAAGCGGCGCATCTCCGAGGAGACTGCCGCCAAGATACTGTCACTGGCCAGAGAACATGACTACAAGGCGAACCTGCAGGCCCGCGCGCTGCGCAGTTCCCGTTCGGGCCTGGTCGGGTTGCTTTTGCCCGTCTACGACAACAGGTTCTTCTCGTCCATGGCGCAGACCTTCGAGAGCGAAGCGCGAAAGCGGGGCCTTGTGCCTATGGTTGTCTCAGGCCGCCGTGACCCGGAGGAGGAGCGCCGTACGGTGGAGTCCCTCATCGCCTATGCGATCGACTCGCTGTTCATCGCCGGAGCAACTGATCCGGATGGCGTCCACGAGATCTGCATGCGTGCAGGGTTGCCGCACGTTAACATCGATCTGCCAGGCAAGTTTGCGTCATCCGTGATTGCGGATAACCGTCAGGGCGCTGAAGCGTTGACGTCGGCCATCATTCGCCATGCCGAAACATTGGGACCACTTCACGCCGGCGATGTCTACTTGTTCGGGGGGCGTAACGACCACGCCAGTCGCGAACGCATCGCTGGCTTTCATGCCGTCAAGCAATCCGTATTTGGAGCGGTCACAAAAGGAGATATCGAGATCACAGGCTACTCGCCTGGCGCGACGGCGCTTGCGTTCGACCGTTTTTTTGACAAGCACGGCAGGCTGCCCAAATGCTTCTTCATCAACTCGTCCATTAACTTTGAGGGGCTATTGCGGTTCATGGGGCGCCACGACGGAGAGGCGTTCGGAGATATCGTCGTCGGATGCTTCGACTACGATCCGTTCGCTTCATTTCTGCCCTTTCCTGTTTATATGATCAGGCCGAATATCTCGAAAATGCTGGAGCGGGGTTTTGACCTTCTAGAGGAGCCGAAGCCTCTGACGATCACGATCGAGCCAGAGTTGGTTCCTCCGCGCACCGCGCTAGAGGGTCCGCTTGATGCGTTAAATGATCCTTCGCCACCCTTTGTGTTTGCCGACTGAGCTTTCCAAAGCGTCGATCAAAGACCGTCGCAGGGCGCGGATTATGGTGCATACTTGGGGTCACCATTCCTGACGTAAATCAGGGCTTGAGTGGTTTCCTGCTATCAATGCTTCGCCGGCTTTTTGGAGTTGTTTAAGAATTGTGGCTGTGGAGACACGTTCTCGTACCAGACCTCGTTTTCGAGATCGCGGCTACGAGAACCATACTATTACACGCCCGTGGGTCTCGGATTGGCGCGAATCAACATGACCAAAATCATCTGACGGGCTAGCGGAGTGGCGGGCCATGCGCGACAGCAGAGATGGCTGCCGAACGACCGGCTCGTATGGCAGCGATGTCATGTCTTCTTCACGGCAATTTCCAGCGCATGATTCCTGGCAAGTAAGTATACGTGTCGCGCCTTGGTGATGTGGCTGCCATAAAGAACATTCGAAGCAGGACGTAATGGCCAGTCAATCTTCTATCGGAAATGAAAAGCCAGCTTTCACCCGATCCATCACCACCATGGTCTTGAAACCCTTGATATCGTGGTTCTCATAGAAGAACCGGCGTGTGAAGGCTTCGTAGTCCTCCATGTCTTTCGCGGTGATCACCAGGATGAAATCGGCATCGCCCGTCACGTAATATCCGATCATCACTTCCTTGGTGCTGCGGATCGCCGACTTGAATCGATCGACGATGTCTGCCCGTTCGCGCTCCAGAGAGACAAGAACGATCATAGTGATGCCACGCCCGGCAGCCTTGGGCGAAACGATGGACACGTCTGCCTCGATCACTCCCTCCTCACGCAGCCGCTTCAGCCGTCGCTGACAGGCAGTCGGTGAGAGATTGACGATCTGTGCCAGCTCTTCCGAGGTCAGGCGATTGTTCTTCTGGACGGCGTCAAGCAGCGCGCGATCGGCTCTATCGAGAGTAGTCATGCAGAAATCCTGCGTTCAATATCCAAATTAAGCCCAATTCCTGCACGACAGCCCAAATCAATGCAGCCAATCGATCATGGCGCGCGGCTAGTCTCCTTGTAAACCCCACCTGGAGCTCCGCATGAAGGGTATCGCCAGCACTGCGCTGAAAAACCTGCAACGACCCGATTTGATCGAGCGCCGGGCCTTTCTGAACGGCACATGGGCTGCGCGCGGAGAGACGCTGAGCGTCATCGATCCGGCAACCGGTGAGCACCTCGTCGATGTCGCGGCTTGCTCGCTCGAAGATGCCGATGCCGCCGTCGACGCGGCGAAAAATGCCTTTCTCGATTGGCGTGACAGGCTCCCCGTCGAACGGGGCCAGATCCTGCGCGCCTGGGGCAAGCTGATGCGCGACAACGCGCAGGACCTCGCTGTCATCAT
Proteins encoded:
- a CDS encoding ABC transporter permease, which translates into the protein MRRLILGHTTEFTLLAVMVVLCVGLSLATDRFFTISNAFDVLNVSAVNIIFAVGLLVVLISGGIDISFAVAASVVQYVTALALGALGGGNWAEGFIIAGAIGIGLGLINAALVYRLHIISIVATISTFNIFFGLLMFFTKGVSIYDLPEWLTTRVVFFEREMADGSWIELTLPVVVMILCCLATWFMISRTTVGRQLYAFGDNPEGARRFGINIAAMHYISFGWMGLMAGIAGLMQAHYAEEVVPNALYGRELDVLAATVLGGARLGGGKGSVIGCVLGVLMVSITQNGLNLMGVSPFAFKMIVGAIILIAITLSSARIDKLFPFLAKGSAKSRGTHQ
- a CDS encoding Lrp/AsnC family transcriptional regulator, producing MTTLDRADRALLDAVQKNNRLTSEELAQIVNLSPTACQRRLKRLREEGVIEADVSIVSPKAAGRGITMIVLVSLERERADIVDRFKSAIRSTKEVMIGYYVTGDADFILVITAKDMEDYEAFTRRFFYENHDIKGFKTMVVMDRVKAGFSFPIED
- a CDS encoding sugar ABC transporter ATP-binding protein; the encoded protein is MSDEPLLSLKNIKVTFGGVRALKGVSFEVNPGEVHCLAGENGCGKSTLIKVITGVYKPQEGAEFFFDGKAISAMTPTLAQSLGIQVIWQDLALFGEMTVAENIGFQYAVNGKYGLVDKRAIEEAARKALSRLGVSIDINLPLKELPIAQRQIVAIARALVGEARLVFMDEPTASLTQSETDYLIAIVRNLSASGVAVVFVSHRLAEVLEISDRMTVLRDGALVGVFPVEGMTQSRVTELMTGRNFDSSVVAADHDDAQVVLSVRGLTRATEFEDISFDLRRGETLGITGLLGAGRTELALTLFGMHRPQAGEIAIEGKTVRFGSNRDAIRAGVGYLSEDRLSLGLNQPQSIADNLVMASLDKLLSGGMISPVKKASVVSHWISALGVKIGTPEDPIRTLSGGNQQRVAIAKWLAIGPKILILDAPTVGVDVGARAGIFEIVRKLAAQGLAIILISDEPPEVYFNADRIIHMVEGRIRATYDPRNLSLTELESAVYA
- a CDS encoding LacI family DNA-binding transcriptional regulator; translated protein: MSEKERKKATIYDLSVVSGASPSTVASVLNGTWRKRRISEETAAKILSLAREHDYKANLQARALRSSRSGLVGLLLPVYDNRFFSSMAQTFESEARKRGLVPMVVSGRRDPEEERRTVESLIAYAIDSLFIAGATDPDGVHEICMRAGLPHVNIDLPGKFASSVIADNRQGAEALTSAIIRHAETLGPLHAGDVYLFGGRNDHASRERIAGFHAVKQSVFGAVTKGDIEITGYSPGATALAFDRFFDKHGRLPKCFFINSSINFEGLLRFMGRHDGEAFGDIVVGCFDYDPFASFLPFPVYMIRPNISKMLERGFDLLEEPKPLTITIEPELVPPRTALEGPLDALNDPSPPFVFAD
- a CDS encoding substrate-binding domain-containing protein codes for the protein MKNLFAITLGLSLLASTAFAGPKIGVVVKIGGIPWFNAMEAGIKEQSAKLGVEGFMVGPTSADPALQVRAIEDLIAQKVDYIGVVPNDAKVLEPVLKKAQEAGIKVITHESPNQVGADWDFELASAKGFGEAHGKLLAEKMGGKGSYAVFVGSLTVPLHNAWADAAIAYIKANYPDMKLVGDRYGVAEDVDKSRSTALDLMAANADLTGFLAFGSQGPIGAGRAVEERRKDGKVFVIGPFSPGQGAKLIKSGALTGGFMWNPKQAGEVFVTLADRISKGEAPKAGDDIEGLGKINPEGNTIIVDQLLAINKDSIDKLVGMGL
- a CDS encoding sugar phosphate isomerase/epimerase family protein; translated protein: MQGFGIHASMWTMNWDRAGAERAIAGAARYNMEFIEIPLADAASVDAGHTRELLEKHGLRAACSLVLPQAAWASVRPEAAIEHLKVAIDKAALMGAEALTGVTYGGTNERTGVPPTQAEYDNVAHALGAAAKQAKAQGIQFGVEAVNRYESHLINSAEQAVALVERIGMDNVFVHLDTFHMNIEEKGAANGILVAREHLKYMHLSESDRGTPGAGNVPWDSIFAALSAIGFKGALTLESFVSMPPEMAGDISTWRPVARDEDEVMGNGLSFLRNKAAQYQLA
- a CDS encoding ABC transporter permease, coding for MKAMAQKFNATFGADMTGPAIAFVAVIVIFGLAANNFISAATFGSVAFQLPELGLLTLAMLLPLLTGGINLSITFTANLSGLAAASVMQMYGGADASPGAFLLGILAALATGSAAGLMTGAAIAYTRAHPILVTLSMMIFLRGLGEFLTRGGDVSGFPSFIAPIGHGSILGLPIPLLIFIACVGLWQLLLTRFKLGFGLLMVGSNIEAARYSGLNTRRILVLVYTLSGLMCAVAGVIMLARFNSVRVGHGESYLLITVLAAFLGGINPFGGFGRVLPVFVALIVLQLLSSGLNLMGANQHLATALWGVLMIVVMAARTIVSTYIASRRKKG